In Methanomassiliicoccus sp., one DNA window encodes the following:
- a CDS encoding hydrogenase large subunit, with the protein MTVEKLRRIVEELPPELYSKVRAAKVRGNDLRLLTGIDDLASLAKHIHGAHQASLVTMHATDDRAAEDCFKLYVVLSPRGIDAYVTIIAPLEPRSQRFVSLTPQINEADWYEREVQDMFGLEAVGHPDPRPLVLYDDWPQGEHPLRKDFPLDRRPPRVRSAYHFTKVEGEGVYEIPVGPVHAGVIEPGHFRFSVAGEPIINLEVRLGYVHKGIEKISESTPYWRGTHLAERISGDNSVAHSTAYCQTVEALASAEVPERAEYIRTVMLELERIYNLIGDISGIALDTAFSVGAANGYLLREKALNLNECLTGSRLLRSVNVIGGVRKDLSANDREKTLSALVRLKLEFEDLVDLMITSTSLLDRVETTGRLSMEMAVRLNVVGPVARASGVDRDVRRDHPYAAYDRLNFLVPRGTAGDVNARTRLKMDEVRESFSLIDQALDGMPAGPIRTVVDNIPAGEIAMSLVESPRGELVHWILAGKEKPYRHKIRDASFCNWLAMEEAVLGNIVPDFPLINKSFNLSYSGNDL; encoded by the coding sequence ATGACCGTGGAGAAACTGCGCCGGATCGTGGAAGAGCTGCCTCCGGAGCTGTACTCCAAGGTGCGTGCTGCGAAGGTACGCGGCAACGACCTGCGTCTGCTGACCGGGATAGACGACCTCGCTTCCCTGGCCAAGCACATCCACGGAGCACACCAGGCCTCTCTGGTCACCATGCACGCCACCGATGACCGGGCGGCGGAGGACTGCTTCAAGCTCTACGTGGTGCTGTCTCCCCGAGGGATCGACGCCTACGTCACCATCATCGCCCCCCTCGAGCCCCGCTCCCAGAGGTTCGTGTCCCTCACCCCTCAGATCAATGAGGCGGATTGGTACGAGAGGGAGGTCCAGGACATGTTCGGCCTGGAGGCCGTCGGCCATCCCGACCCCCGACCACTGGTCCTTTACGATGATTGGCCCCAGGGCGAGCACCCTTTGCGGAAGGACTTTCCGCTGGACCGCCGGCCACCGCGGGTCAGGAGCGCGTACCATTTCACCAAGGTCGAGGGCGAGGGCGTGTACGAGATACCCGTGGGCCCGGTGCATGCGGGGGTCATCGAACCGGGCCATTTCCGCTTCTCCGTAGCCGGGGAGCCCATCATCAACCTGGAGGTACGGCTGGGGTACGTCCATAAGGGGATAGAGAAGATATCGGAGAGCACACCCTATTGGAGGGGGACCCACCTCGCCGAGCGCATATCCGGGGACAACTCCGTCGCCCACTCCACCGCCTACTGCCAGACCGTCGAGGCCCTTGCCTCGGCGGAGGTACCGGAGCGCGCGGAGTACATCCGCACAGTGATGCTGGAGCTGGAGCGAATATACAACCTCATCGGGGACATATCCGGCATTGCCCTGGACACGGCCTTCAGTGTAGGCGCCGCCAACGGCTACCTGCTGAGGGAGAAGGCCCTCAACCTCAACGAGTGCCTGACCGGCTCCCGGCTGCTGCGCTCGGTGAACGTCATCGGCGGGGTGAGGAAGGACCTCTCCGCCAACGATAGGGAGAAGACCCTCTCTGCCCTCGTGCGGCTGAAGCTGGAGTTCGAGGACCTGGTGGACCTGATGATCACGTCCACCTCGCTTCTGGACAGGGTGGAGACCACGGGTAGGCTGTCCATGGAGATGGCCGTGAGGCTCAACGTGGTCGGCCCAGTGGCGAGGGCTAGCGGTGTCGACCGTGACGTCCGCAGGGACCATCCCTACGCCGCGTACGACAGGCTGAACTTCCTGGTGCCCCGGGGAACGGCCGGCGATGTCAACGCCCGGACCAGACTGAAGATGGACGAGGTGAGGGAGTCGTTCTCGCTCATCGACCAGGCCCTGGACGGCATGCCCGCCGGCCCCATCCGTACAGTGGTGGACAACATCCCCGCGGGGGAGATAGCCATGTCCCTGGTGGAGTCCCCCCGGGGGGAGCTGGTCCACTGGATCCTGGCCGGGAAGGAGAAACCTTACCGGCACAAGATACGGGACGCGTCCTTCTGCAACTGGCTGGCGATGGAGGAGGCGGTCCTGGGCAACATCGTCCCCGACTTCCCGTTGATCAACAAGAGCTTCAACCTTTCATATTCGGGGAACGACCTGTGA
- a CDS encoding universal stress protein, with the protein MEPDVPPFYTLQGKNVVLATDGKPSSEKAMWVAIELSKQLGSKLVVLMVISDKLSDDEKKSQIREAKKKLNAIVDQATDHGVDVTALLEGGSPNETIVFTIERLNAGLLIVGTSEKSRLDRVLIGSVSEHVVRNSPCSVIVVK; encoded by the coding sequence ATGGAACCCGACGTCCCTCCTTTTTACACCCTGCAGGGGAAGAACGTTGTACTGGCCACTGATGGGAAGCCGAGCTCAGAGAAGGCCATGTGGGTAGCTATAGAGCTATCCAAGCAGCTGGGCTCCAAGCTGGTGGTGCTCATGGTCATCAGCGATAAGCTCTCGGACGACGAGAAGAAGTCCCAGATACGAGAGGCGAAGAAGAAGCTCAACGCCATCGTGGACCAGGCTACGGACCATGGGGTGGATGTGACGGCGCTGCTTGAGGGCGGCTCCCCCAACGAGACCATCGTGTTCACTATCGAGCGCTTGAACGCAGGATTGTTGATAGTGGGGACCTCAGAGAAGTCACGTCTGGACCGGGTGCTCATAGGCAGCGTGTCCGAGCATGTGGTCCGCAACAGTCCCTGCTCGGTGATAGTAGTGAAATGA
- a CDS encoding universal stress protein, protein MEETSEGQIQGRNLLLATDGKPHSMKAINYAIEMAALTSSKLFVVYVVSPKNESEKTELIKEGMAKLVDIKNLALDRGLEVTTLLEGGSPYQTILATAERIKAGAIIVGTSGKTALDRVLIGSVSEYVVRNSGCTVIVVK, encoded by the coding sequence ATGGAGGAGACCTCGGAAGGTCAGATACAGGGAAGGAACCTGTTGCTGGCGACGGACGGAAAGCCACACTCGATGAAGGCCATCAACTACGCCATCGAGATGGCCGCCCTCACATCGTCGAAGCTGTTCGTGGTGTACGTGGTCAGTCCCAAGAACGAGTCGGAGAAGACGGAGCTTATCAAAGAGGGGATGGCCAAGCTCGTCGACATAAAGAACCTGGCGTTAGACCGGGGGTTGGAAGTGACCACCTTGCTTGAAGGAGGATCACCCTACCAAACGATACTGGCCACAGCTGAGAGGATCAAGGCCGGGGCCATCATCGTGGGCACATCGGGCAAGACCGCCCTGGACCGGGTGCTCATCGGCTCGGTGTCCGAGTACGTGGTGCGTAATTCCGGCTGTACCGTGATCGTGGTCAAGTAA
- a CDS encoding NADH-quinone oxidoreductase subunit L, producing the protein MEPVELLAVVLIIVPILGAMASLLTRGNMGLKVTVALTTGVISVSSLALFLLISPGTFQSEIEASSLFPMGPAMIAIDLLLAALFVYIGWRIRSYLVMGIATANLVLAILLDVLTGFQEVNPALVIDHLAVIMVLITSLIGSIIAIYSLRYMENDLHRPRFFAAVLLFLGSMNGAVLSNDLLWLFVFWDLTTLCSFLLIGHTGTDEAKRAARWALTVTLGGGLAFIFGTVLAFHYNGSLALTAFPISGANDLALLPMALLSVAAFTKSAQVPFQSWLLDAMVAPTPVSALLHSATMVNLGVYLLIRMSPNLAGSPSLSAVIALVGGVTFLASCILAITQSNAKKVLAWSTIGNLGLITMCVGISTPLAVTAAVVLLLYHAISKALMFLSVGVVKERLQSEDIEDMQGLRTSMPFASTALSIGILTIVLPPFGMFASKWLISEAAVTFPFLMFFLGVGFAGMVVFYFKWMGTILSVGPGVRSTPLKGDPLARNYFWTLGTLMVGAVALSALIGPVLRSLVLPFVERHFPLPVGTDDLTLFTSSGEFPVFLFLLFVAIIVLGLGIIVRPEEEEVSTPYACGETFEFEYRGNYYLGEEHVRQGIALTEAVGAVLVGAVLLLPLLLEVL; encoded by the coding sequence ATGGAACCGGTGGAGCTGTTGGCGGTTGTTCTGATCATCGTTCCGATCCTCGGCGCGATGGCCAGTTTGCTCACAAGGGGTAACATGGGGCTCAAGGTAACAGTGGCCCTGACCACCGGCGTGATCTCCGTATCATCACTGGCCCTGTTCCTGCTCATCTCTCCAGGTACTTTCCAGTCGGAGATCGAGGCCTCCTCCCTCTTTCCCATGGGCCCGGCCATGATCGCCATCGATCTCCTGCTGGCAGCTCTATTCGTGTACATAGGGTGGCGCATCCGGAGCTATCTGGTCATGGGCATCGCCACCGCCAACCTCGTACTGGCCATCCTGTTGGACGTACTGACAGGCTTTCAGGAGGTCAACCCTGCCCTGGTGATCGACCATCTGGCGGTCATCATGGTCCTTATCACCAGCCTGATAGGCTCCATCATCGCCATCTATTCCCTGAGGTACATGGAAAATGACCTCCACCGGCCCCGTTTCTTCGCGGCGGTGCTGCTGTTCCTGGGTTCCATGAACGGGGCCGTTCTGTCCAACGACCTGCTGTGGCTCTTCGTGTTCTGGGACCTCACCACCCTATGCTCCTTCCTGCTCATCGGCCATACCGGGACGGACGAGGCCAAGAGGGCGGCCCGCTGGGCCTTGACGGTCACTCTAGGGGGAGGGCTGGCGTTCATATTCGGTACAGTGCTGGCATTCCATTACAACGGCTCCCTCGCCCTGACCGCCTTCCCCATATCAGGGGCCAACGATCTGGCGCTCCTCCCTATGGCCCTGCTGTCGGTGGCCGCCTTCACGAAGTCCGCCCAGGTCCCGTTCCAGTCTTGGTTGCTGGACGCCATGGTGGCCCCCACCCCGGTCTCCGCCCTGCTGCATTCGGCCACGATGGTCAACCTCGGCGTGTACCTCCTCATAAGGATGTCCCCCAACCTGGCGGGATCGCCCTCTCTCAGCGCCGTCATCGCCCTGGTGGGAGGAGTGACATTCCTAGCCTCATGCATTCTGGCCATCACCCAGAGCAATGCCAAGAAGGTGCTGGCATGGTCTACCATCGGCAACCTCGGCCTCATCACCATGTGCGTCGGCATCTCCACGCCACTGGCGGTCACTGCCGCTGTCGTTCTCCTCCTGTATCACGCCATCTCCAAGGCCTTGATGTTCCTGTCAGTGGGGGTGGTCAAAGAAAGGTTACAAAGCGAGGACATAGAGGACATGCAGGGCCTACGCACCTCCATGCCCTTCGCCAGCACGGCGCTGTCCATCGGCATCCTGACCATCGTCCTTCCTCCCTTCGGCATGTTCGCCTCCAAGTGGTTGATAAGCGAGGCGGCGGTGACCTTCCCCTTCCTCATGTTCTTCCTGGGGGTGGGCTTCGCGGGCATGGTGGTCTTCTACTTCAAGTGGATGGGGACCATCCTCTCCGTCGGTCCCGGGGTCCGCTCCACCCCCTTGAAGGGCGATCCCCTGGCCCGCAACTACTTCTGGACCCTGGGAACCCTTATGGTCGGTGCCGTGGCCCTGTCCGCCCTGATAGGCCCAGTGCTCCGCAGCCTGGTGCTGCCCTTCGTCGAACGGCACTTCCCGCTCCCCGTGGGTACTGATGACCTCACCCTTTTCACCTCCTCGGGGGAGTTCCCGGTGTTCCTGTTCCTCCTCTTCGTGGCCATCATCGTCTTGGGCCTGGGTATTATAGTGCGTCCGGAGGAGGAAGAGGTGAGCACGCCCTATGCGTGCGGGGAGACCTTTGAGTTCGAGTACCGCGGCAACTACTACCTGGGGGAAGAACACGTGAGGCAGGGGATCGCGCTCACCGAGGCCGTGGGAGCCGTCCTGGTGGGAGCCGTCCTGCTACTGCCTCTCCTTCTGGAGGTGCTGTGA
- a CDS encoding NADH-quinone oxidoreductase subunit H, which translates to MEPVTLLVQIAIIVLAPIAVGLLRGVDRKLTARMQNRRGPPVVQPFYDMVKLLSKKPILINNLQVTFAATSLLFQVAALALFVAGGDLIIAFFVSGAGAIFLVLGAFSVRSPYSYLGGQRELLAILAYEPVLFLAILSLGMRGSFLVSDIQGGLLVDLPLVLLALIPVMVILLEKSPYDVPAAHQELISGPYVEYSGPYLAIMEGARWFQLAFVLGVITLFVWHDNTAVSLLGKAAIVLLVLLVTIVIDNITARLTRERMVMFMLTVGIALVAVNMIYLTIFPEGLI; encoded by the coding sequence ATGGAGCCCGTGACCCTGCTTGTGCAGATAGCGATCATCGTCCTCGCCCCCATTGCGGTGGGTCTGCTGAGGGGTGTGGACAGGAAGCTCACGGCACGGATGCAGAACCGCCGCGGTCCCCCCGTGGTGCAGCCGTTCTACGATATGGTCAAGCTGCTGTCCAAGAAACCTATCCTCATCAACAACCTCCAGGTGACCTTCGCCGCCACCTCCCTGCTGTTCCAGGTCGCTGCCCTGGCCCTGTTCGTGGCAGGAGGGGACCTGATTATCGCCTTCTTCGTCTCCGGGGCGGGGGCGATATTCCTGGTGCTGGGGGCGTTCAGCGTGCGCTCTCCCTACTCATATCTTGGGGGTCAAAGAGAGCTTCTTGCCATCCTCGCCTACGAGCCGGTTCTGTTCCTGGCCATCTTGTCCCTGGGCATGCGCGGCTCCTTCCTGGTTAGCGACATCCAGGGCGGCCTGCTGGTGGACCTCCCCCTGGTGCTGCTGGCCCTGATCCCGGTGATGGTGATACTGCTGGAGAAGTCGCCATACGACGTCCCTGCCGCGCACCAGGAGCTTATATCCGGGCCATACGTCGAGTATTCTGGACCCTACCTTGCCATCATGGAAGGGGCCCGCTGGTTCCAGTTGGCCTTTGTTCTGGGGGTGATAACCCTGTTCGTTTGGCACGATAATACAGCGGTCTCGTTGTTAGGGAAGGCGGCCATCGTCCTCCTCGTGCTCCTCGTCACCATCGTCATAGATAACATCACGGCCCGCCTGACCCGGGAGCGGATGGTCATGTTCATGCTGACCGTGGGGATCGCCCTGGTGGCCGTCAATATGATATACCTTACCATTTTCCCGGAGGGGCTGATCTGA
- a CDS encoding NADH-quinone oxidoreductase subunit B family protein: MGLVQGSRKRSPWILHFDTGSCNGCDLEVWALLTPRYDVERFGAVNKANPKHADILLITGPVTKRCEDRLRNLYEQTSGPKLVVACGDCASTGAPFHNCYNVCGGVDKVIPVDVYVPGCAARPEALIDGLVLALSLWEKRMEDEG, from the coding sequence ATGGGGCTCGTACAAGGATCGAGGAAGAGGTCACCGTGGATCCTGCATTTCGACACTGGTTCCTGCAACGGCTGCGACCTGGAGGTGTGGGCGCTGCTCACACCGCGCTACGATGTGGAGAGGTTCGGCGCGGTCAACAAGGCCAACCCCAAGCACGCCGACATCCTGCTGATCACCGGACCAGTCACCAAGAGATGCGAGGACCGGTTGCGCAACCTCTACGAGCAGACCTCGGGCCCCAAGCTGGTGGTGGCATGCGGAGATTGCGCCTCCACCGGGGCGCCCTTCCATAATTGCTATAATGTGTGCGGGGGAGTGGACAAGGTGATCCCCGTGGACGTCTACGTGCCGGGGTGTGCAGCCCGACCGGAGGCCCTCATTGACGGCCTAGTGCTAGCCCTTTCTCTATGGGAAAAGAGGATGGAGGATGAAGGATGA
- a CDS encoding NADH-quinone oxidoreductase subunit C: protein MTTEEPQFDRSDVIDVRRRFKGFLDAGSRFIALVVRDSEDGNFELIYVFDQDEKMTDFRFAIPVDQEVDSVADIYPGAMTAEREAVDLFGVRFKGVRPGLFLVEGKSPPEPLRKRQADVKGGDVPG, encoded by the coding sequence ATGACAACGGAGGAACCGCAGTTCGACCGCAGTGACGTCATCGACGTTCGGAGGCGTTTCAAGGGCTTCCTGGATGCCGGGAGCAGGTTCATAGCCCTGGTGGTCCGGGATAGTGAGGACGGCAATTTTGAGCTCATTTACGTTTTCGATCAGGACGAGAAGATGACCGACTTCCGGTTCGCCATCCCAGTAGACCAGGAGGTGGACTCGGTCGCTGACATCTACCCCGGGGCGATGACCGCGGAGAGGGAGGCGGTGGACCTGTTCGGGGTGAGGTTCAAAGGCGTTCGCCCCGGCCTTTTCCTCGTTGAAGGGAAGAGCCCCCCCGAACCGCTTAGGAAGCGTCAGGCCGACGTAAAGGGGGGTGACGTACCTGGCTAG
- a CDS encoding NADH-quinone oxidoreductase subunit D, protein MARATVIPFGPQHAAFLEPVNVKLVLEEEKVVGAELNQGYNHRGMEHALSLDYKKSQYLCERVCGICSYHHSSCYCQGMEAIYGVEAPLRAQLIRTIMMECQRLTSHLLALGHIAEAVGYENLFMQCFREREFVMMLVNRLSGNRVHYSMNVIGGVKRDVGPEQVKDVEATMKEVRPRLEELQRVFRRDSTLGKRTHGVGSFPKPAAESWATVGPVSRASGIPRDIRQDGFAAYSEVKFAPIVREEGDIYARMMVRMDECLQSVDIIEECLPLLPDGPAAVQVKGHPTGETFSRVEAPRGELMYYIRAKGALALDRIKLRTPALMNVPALLAMLPGCQLADVPGIVVSVDPCICCTDR, encoded by the coding sequence CTGGCTAGAGCTACTGTGATCCCCTTCGGCCCACAGCACGCCGCGTTCCTGGAGCCCGTGAACGTGAAGCTGGTGCTGGAGGAGGAGAAGGTGGTGGGCGCGGAGCTGAACCAGGGATACAACCATCGGGGCATGGAGCACGCCCTGTCCCTGGACTACAAGAAGTCCCAGTACCTGTGCGAGAGGGTCTGCGGCATCTGCTCATATCATCACTCTTCCTGCTATTGCCAGGGGATGGAGGCCATCTACGGCGTGGAGGCCCCCCTGCGCGCCCAGCTCATCCGCACCATCATGATGGAGTGTCAGCGTCTGACATCTCATCTTCTGGCCCTAGGCCATATAGCCGAGGCCGTTGGATATGAGAACCTGTTCATGCAGTGTTTCCGGGAGAGGGAGTTCGTCATGATGCTCGTCAACCGCCTCTCCGGAAACCGGGTGCATTACAGCATGAACGTCATCGGCGGGGTCAAGAGGGACGTGGGCCCGGAGCAGGTCAAGGACGTGGAGGCTACCATGAAGGAGGTCCGTCCGCGACTGGAGGAGCTGCAGAGGGTGTTCCGCCGGGACAGCACCCTAGGGAAGAGGACCCATGGGGTGGGCAGCTTCCCGAAGCCGGCGGCAGAGAGCTGGGCAACGGTGGGGCCCGTCTCCCGGGCCTCCGGGATCCCTCGGGACATCAGACAGGACGGCTTCGCCGCCTATTCCGAGGTCAAGTTCGCTCCCATAGTGCGGGAGGAGGGGGACATCTACGCGCGCATGATGGTGCGAATGGACGAATGCCTGCAATCTGTAGACATCATCGAGGAGTGCCTCCCCCTCCTGCCAGACGGCCCCGCGGCGGTGCAGGTCAAGGGCCACCCCACCGGGGAGACGTTCTCTAGGGTGGAAGCTCCCAGAGGAGAGCTCATGTACTACATCCGTGCCAAGGGAGCGCTGGCTCTGGACCGTATCAAACTGCGCACCCCGGCCCTCATGAACGTGCCGGCCCTGCTGGCGATGCTTCCGGGATGCCAGCTGGCGGACGTACCGGGGATAGTGGTCTCTGTGGACCCCTGCATATGCTGCACGGACCGGTGA
- a CDS encoding 4Fe-4S binding protein, which produces MSMLTSSLKNLFRRPFTTRYPHAPADIPPGNRGRVMWDMEKCIFCRRCERSCPTNAITTNKEAKTQRVVRNRCIACNVCVEVCPTQTLSMVAEYSKPDVAPVAHVFSVDLPRHEYRVEHLPKHGGKKDAE; this is translated from the coding sequence ATGTCCATGCTGACCTCCTCCCTCAAGAACCTGTTCCGGCGGCCGTTCACCACCCGCTATCCTCATGCTCCCGCGGATATCCCCCCTGGTAACAGGGGGAGGGTGATGTGGGACATGGAGAAATGTATCTTCTGCCGCAGGTGCGAGCGCTCCTGCCCCACCAACGCCATCACCACCAACAAGGAGGCCAAGACCCAGAGGGTGGTGCGGAACCGATGTATCGCCTGTAATGTCTGCGTGGAGGTTTGTCCCACCCAGACCCTATCCATGGTGGCCGAGTACTCCAAGCCCGACGTAGCTCCCGTTGCCCACGTTTTCTCCGTCGACCTCCCGCGCCATGAGTATCGTGTCGAGCACCTTCCAAAGCATGGCGGGAAGAAGGACGCAGAATGA
- a CDS encoding rhodanese-like domain-containing protein, which produces MSRPRKVWGMSRFTLLPMDRLKDYEQKIREESCYLLDVREKGEYDAGHIPLAMSRPLSQLEAWSGELDKERTVIVYCRTINRARRSADLLSSRGYREILVLDGGYSVWSRTQRS; this is translated from the coding sequence ATGTCACGTCCGCGTAAGGTATGGGGCATGAGCAGATTCACTCTCCTCCCAATGGACCGATTGAAGGATTATGAGCAAAAGATCAGGGAGGAGAGCTGTTACCTCCTGGATGTGAGGGAGAAAGGAGAGTATGATGCCGGGCACATACCGCTGGCAATGTCCCGGCCCCTGTCCCAGCTGGAAGCTTGGAGCGGAGAGCTGGACAAGGAGCGGACGGTGATCGTTTACTGCCGGACCATCAACCGGGCGCGCAGGTCGGCCGACCTACTGTCCTCCCGCGGGTATCGTGAAATACTGGTGCTTGACGGCGGTTATAGCGTTTGGAGCAGGACCCAAAGGTCCTAG
- a CDS encoding AAA family ATPase: MAKLTSILLVNYRRFHGEIELPLDPGVNLIAIPSGMGRSTLLEAISWCLLGNELVSDPGQVPNVDVLGSGMAQVMVSLTFVNGESLERYALFSKEEGRTAQQGWGWRLRRSVDTSIVAEGDDTEEFIEHQERLFPEACVHANLIDGSDLMQIIHGRRSGPERAVQCSDNWCTSDLSLRCAKETTGLFHRLCPEGGVDALDYGPEGRLELTLSGPPSQSQARLALLSHALAFARENAPVCPVIMADPLGESHDLMEQYRHILDLFPSRQLIFLLSDARDIHALRSTGRVDRELEIRG; encoded by the coding sequence ATGGCCAAGCTTACCTCCATACTCCTTGTGAACTATCGCCGCTTCCATGGTGAGATCGAGCTCCCCCTGGACCCCGGCGTGAATCTCATCGCCATCCCTTCCGGGATGGGAAGGTCCACACTCCTGGAGGCAATATCCTGGTGCCTTCTGGGCAACGAGCTGGTATCTGATCCTGGTCAGGTCCCGAACGTGGATGTGTTGGGCTCAGGGATGGCCCAGGTCATGGTGTCGTTGACGTTCGTGAACGGAGAGTCGCTGGAGCGCTACGCCCTGTTCTCCAAGGAGGAGGGGAGGACGGCGCAGCAGGGATGGGGGTGGAGGTTGAGAAGGTCTGTCGATACCAGCATCGTCGCCGAGGGGGATGACACAGAGGAGTTCATTGAGCACCAGGAGAGGCTGTTCCCGGAAGCATGCGTTCATGCCAACCTAATAGACGGTTCGGACCTGATGCAGATCATTCACGGCCGCCGCAGCGGTCCTGAGCGGGCCGTGCAGTGCAGCGATAACTGGTGCACCAGCGACCTCTCCCTGAGGTGCGCCAAGGAGACCACCGGTCTGTTCCACAGGTTGTGCCCGGAAGGAGGCGTTGATGCCTTGGATTACGGTCCTGAAGGGCGTTTGGAGCTTACTCTCAGCGGCCCCCCGTCCCAGTCCCAGGCCCGGCTGGCCCTTCTGAGCCATGCCCTGGCGTTCGCCCGCGAGAACGCGCCAGTCTGCCCGGTCATCATGGCCGACCCGCTTGGAGAGAGCCATGATCTCATGGAGCAGTACCGCCATATACTGGACCTGTTCCCTTCCCGCCAGTTGATCTTCCTCCTCTCCGATGCAAGAGACATCCATGCTCTGCGGTCCACCGGCCGTGTGGACAGGGAGTTGGAGATACGAGGTTAG
- a CDS encoding NYN domain-containing protein: protein MDEKRIEDRQLAFLVDGDNASATLIEEMLAEASKYGSIIIRRVYGNWTVGGQVNTWKTKLKEYALTPYQQFPNISNRHVTKNATDIALIIDAMDILHDGIVKGFVIVSSDSDYTSLAIKIREHGLFVIGMGKKETHDSFRRACDVFVSTENLGKEPEEEEDKEAPQAPRSHAKPRRVPRDAIDILNRAFEYAVNDDGRALNGDIGAALRRLDPAFDTRTYGKQSLLNLINELDDLYEVERSDRGAIYVRRKGEPLPPALEEKPLNQVKGLEDRSGQNGRSAIDALPLLLEAYNIVEKNGDGTVETFRLFKAAKKLDPGFDSLNYGKEKISHLLEALPGHFELLGRRGKSMLARRVDKKAEEEIVESEEMPAPEPEQPTIVQEEVPEAAPLIEPQSPPKSQIDLLKVVTSAFENTVKDDGRSYLPQMSKEVKRLDPTVDFKSHGKAGLREYLEEFSDVFTLHKEGRNIYVSKRKGKRPSQHISELVR from the coding sequence ATGGACGAGAAGCGCATCGAGGACAGGCAACTGGCCTTCCTGGTAGATGGAGATAATGCCTCTGCAACATTGATAGAGGAGATGTTGGCAGAGGCCTCCAAGTATGGGTCGATCATCATCCGGAGGGTCTACGGCAACTGGACCGTGGGAGGGCAGGTCAACACGTGGAAGACCAAGCTCAAGGAATACGCGCTTACACCCTATCAGCAGTTTCCCAACATCTCCAACCGGCATGTCACGAAGAACGCCACTGACATCGCCCTCATCATCGATGCCATGGACATCCTCCATGACGGCATCGTGAAGGGCTTCGTCATCGTGTCCAGCGATTCGGACTATACTTCTCTGGCCATTAAGATACGGGAGCACGGCCTGTTCGTCATCGGGATGGGAAAGAAGGAAACACACGATTCCTTCCGCCGAGCCTGCGACGTGTTCGTATCCACCGAGAACCTGGGGAAGGAGCCCGAAGAGGAGGAGGACAAGGAGGCGCCACAGGCCCCCAGGAGCCATGCCAAGCCGAGAAGGGTCCCCAGGGATGCCATCGACATCCTCAACCGGGCCTTCGAATATGCGGTCAACGATGATGGGAGAGCGCTGAACGGGGACATCGGTGCGGCCTTGCGCCGCCTGGACCCCGCGTTCGATACCAGGACCTATGGGAAGCAGTCCCTACTGAACCTCATAAATGAACTGGACGATCTGTATGAGGTGGAGAGGTCGGATAGAGGGGCCATATATGTGCGCCGCAAGGGAGAGCCCCTCCCCCCTGCACTGGAGGAGAAGCCTCTCAATCAAGTAAAAGGATTGGAGGACCGCTCTGGGCAGAACGGTCGTTCTGCGATCGATGCCCTCCCCCTGCTTCTAGAGGCTTACAACATCGTGGAGAAGAACGGTGACGGCACGGTAGAGACCTTCCGCCTGTTCAAGGCCGCCAAGAAGCTGGACCCCGGCTTCGATAGTTTGAACTATGGGAAGGAGAAGATCTCCCATCTTCTGGAAGCCCTTCCTGGACACTTCGAGCTACTCGGCCGGCGTGGAAAGAGCATGCTGGCCCGAAGGGTGGACAAGAAGGCGGAAGAGGAGATCGTGGAGAGCGAGGAGATGCCGGCACCTGAACCGGAACAACCCACTATCGTCCAAGAGGAGGTGCCGGAGGCGGCCCCCCTTATCGAGCCCCAGTCACCACCGAAGAGCCAGATAGACCTGCTTAAAGTGGTCACCTCGGCCTTCGAGAACACGGTCAAGGATGATGGCCGGTCGTACTTGCCCCAGATGAGCAAGGAGGTCAAGCGGTTAGACCCCACTGTGGACTTCAAGAGCCATGGGAAGGCGGGCCTTCGCGAGTACCTTGAGGAGTTCAGCGATGTGTTCACCCTTCACAAGGAGGGCCGTAACATCTACGTGAGCAAGCGTAAGGGAAAGAGGCCCTCTCAGCACATCAGCGAACTAGTGAGGTAA